Proteins encoded in a region of the Clostridium butyricum genome:
- a CDS encoding undecaprenyl-diphosphate phosphatase codes for MEFLEIIKAIILGIVEGITEWLPISSTGHMILVDQFLKLNVSKDFMDMFLVVIQLGAILAVIVLYWEKIFPFKFSNGIKIEKDTMIMWVKIVIACIPAAVIGLLFDDQLNELFYNPTTVAVMLILFGILFIVIENYNKGKRSKINSLSEITYNVAIMIGLFQLIAAVFPGTSRSGATIVGALLIGVSRTVAAEFTFFLAIPVMFGASALKLLKFGLATGFTMTGNELSILLVGMIVAFIVSILAIKFLMSYIKNNDFKAFGWYRIILGIIVIAYFYLIK; via the coding sequence ATGGAGTTTTTAGAAATTATAAAGGCAATAATTCTTGGTATAGTTGAAGGAATTACAGAATGGCTTCCAATCAGCAGTACAGGACATATGATTTTGGTAGATCAATTTTTAAAATTAAATGTATCAAAAGATTTTATGGATATGTTTTTAGTTGTTATTCAGCTTGGAGCTATTTTAGCAGTTATAGTATTGTATTGGGAAAAAATATTTCCTTTTAAATTTAGTAATGGAATAAAAATAGAAAAAGATACAATGATAATGTGGGTAAAGATAGTAATTGCATGTATACCAGCAGCAGTAATAGGTCTTTTGTTTGATGATCAGCTTAATGAATTATTCTACAATCCCACAACTGTAGCAGTAATGCTTATACTGTTTGGTATTTTATTTATAGTAATAGAAAATTATAATAAAGGAAAAAGATCTAAAATTAATTCTTTATCTGAAATTACTTATAATGTGGCAATCATGATAGGATTATTTCAGCTTATTGCAGCAGTATTTCCAGGAACATCACGTTCAGGAGCTACAATAGTAGGGGCACTTCTTATTGGAGTATCAAGAACTGTTGCAGCAGAATTTACTTTTTTCCTTGCAATTCCAGTAATGTTTGGTGCAAGTGCGTTAAAGCTTCTTAAGTTTGGATTAGCGACTGGTTTCACAATGACAGGAAATGAACTTTCTATATTGCTTGTAGGAATGATTGTAGCTTTTATTGTTTCAATCCTAGCAATCAAATTCTTAATGTCATATATTAAGAATAATGACTTTAAAGCATTTGGGTGGTATAGAATTATTTTAGGTATAATTGTAATTGCATATTTTTATTTAATTAAATAA
- a CDS encoding ABC transporter permease produces the protein MKLKKKLNLPLITMVGPVALWMILFVALPFIYVFVISFMKKGTYGGVNFGFTFNNFMQVFNPMYLKVFGVSIVLSAVTTIICILIAYPFTYYVAQKTTITKTVFMSMVTVPFLVSSLIRLFSWITLLRKDGIINSFLMKIGVIHEPLQLVYNTTGAIIGLVYMLLPFMILPLYSSIEKLDKSLLEACCDLGAKPAKAFLKVTLPLTMPGIFAGTIMVFIPALGLFFVTDLLGGSNTQVIGNIIRDQFITARNWPLGAALSIFLIVITLILVWLYQKSGGDMDELGGF, from the coding sequence ATGAAATTAAAAAAGAAATTAAATCTTCCCCTTATTACAATGGTAGGGCCTGTGGCTCTTTGGATGATATTATTTGTTGCATTACCTTTTATATATGTTTTTGTAATAAGTTTTATGAAAAAGGGAACTTATGGTGGTGTTAATTTTGGATTTACATTTAACAATTTTATGCAAGTATTTAATCCTATGTATTTAAAGGTTTTTGGAGTATCAATAGTTCTATCAGCAGTTACAACAATAATATGTATATTGATTGCATATCCATTTACATATTATGTGGCACAGAAAACAACCATAACAAAAACTGTTTTTATGTCAATGGTTACAGTGCCATTTTTAGTTAGTTCCTTAATAAGGTTATTTAGCTGGATTACACTACTTCGTAAAGATGGAATAATAAATTCCTTTCTAATGAAAATAGGAGTAATACATGAACCTTTGCAATTAGTCTACAACACGACAGGGGCAATAATAGGGCTTGTATATATGCTTCTTCCATTTATGATATTGCCTTTATATAGTTCTATAGAAAAGCTTGATAAATCTCTTCTTGAAGCATGTTGTGATTTAGGGGCAAAACCAGCAAAGGCATTTTTGAAAGTTACACTTCCATTAACTATGCCTGGTATATTTGCAGGAACAATAATGGTGTTTATTCCAGCTCTAGGGTTATTTTTTGTAACAGATCTTCTAGGGGGAAGCAACACTCAAGTGATTGGTAATATAATAAGAGACCAGTTTATTACAGCTAGAAACTGGCCTTTAGGTGCAGCATTATCAATATTCTTAATAGTAATAACATTAATTTTAGTATGGCTGTATCAGAAATCTGGTGGAGATATGGACGAATTAGGAGGGTTTTAG
- a CDS encoding N-acyl-D-amino-acid deacylase family protein gives MKYDYVIKNGTIIDSKNKRSTVANIGISDGKISVITRENIDGKNILNATGKIVCPGIIDIHTHVEGNEDCARLMNAMGVTTVYNGNCGMSPENLKEFLDKQDKQGFLINQIEQVGHTTLRESVGLFDRYREADLIQIEKMKELAEEAFNMGVFGLSFGLEYVPGSSKEEVIELSKVAAKYGKLISIHTRSDCYEGLTTLREAIDITRITGASLNISHLTYQFGMGMATEALNIIEDALREGLDISVDSGLYSGFATEIGSAVFDEGCIDKWNCDYSSLIAGTGKYRGLRLSKEIYEELRSNYPKETGIGMVGREDEVYEILEKPYVMVCTDAGTLYEKGVPGHPQDAGTYPKFFKTMVKEQNRISLIDAINKCTYMPAQRLGLKNKGIIEIGADADILIFNLNTIEDKADYPCFGSTDTPPEGIEYVFVNGVMTVNGKEVFNVKPGKLIRSKCQVWKY, from the coding sequence TTGAAATATGATTATGTAATAAAAAATGGAACAATCATAGATTCTAAAAATAAAAGAAGTACTGTGGCAAATATAGGAATAAGTGATGGAAAAATAAGTGTAATTACAAGAGAAAATATTGATGGTAAAAATATATTAAATGCTACAGGTAAAATAGTATGTCCAGGAATTATAGATATTCATACTCACGTAGAAGGTAATGAAGATTGTGCTAGGTTAATGAATGCTATGGGAGTAACTACGGTTTACAATGGTAATTGTGGAATGTCTCCAGAAAATCTAAAAGAATTTTTAGATAAGCAAGATAAACAGGGATTTTTAATAAATCAGATTGAACAAGTTGGACATACAACATTGAGAGAAAGTGTAGGACTTTTTGATAGATATAGAGAAGCTGATTTAATTCAGATTGAAAAAATGAAGGAACTTGCAGAAGAAGCTTTTAATATGGGGGTATTTGGATTATCATTTGGTCTTGAATATGTTCCAGGAAGTTCAAAAGAAGAAGTTATTGAATTATCAAAAGTTGCAGCTAAATATGGTAAGCTCATATCTATTCATACAAGAAGTGATTGTTATGAAGGTTTAACAACGCTAAGAGAAGCAATTGATATTACACGAATAACAGGTGCATCTTTAAATATATCTCATTTAACTTATCAATTTGGAATGGGAATGGCAACAGAGGCTCTTAATATAATAGAAGATGCTTTGAGAGAAGGACTTGATATATCAGTAGATAGTGGATTGTATAGTGGATTTGCAACTGAAATAGGAAGTGCCGTTTTTGATGAAGGGTGTATTGATAAGTGGAACTGTGATTATAGTAGCTTAATAGCAGGAACAGGTAAGTATAGAGGATTAAGGCTTAGTAAAGAAATATATGAAGAATTAAGAAGTAATTATCCTAAAGAGACAGGTATTGGTATGGTAGGAAGAGAAGATGAGGTGTATGAAATTCTTGAAAAACCATATGTCATGGTATGTACTGATGCTGGAACTTTATATGAAAAGGGAGTTCCAGGTCATCCACAAGATGCCGGAACATATCCAAAATTTTTTAAAACTATGGTTAAGGAACAAAATAGAATATCACTTATAGATGCTATAAATAAATGTACTTATATGCCTGCTCAAAGGCTTGGCTTAAAAAACAAAGGTATCATTGAAATAGGAGCAGATGCTGATATTTTAATTTTTAATTTAAATACAATTGAGGATAAAGCAGATTATCCTTGCTTTGGAAGTACAGATACACCACCGGAAGGTATTGAATATGTTTTTGTAAATGGAGTTATGACAGTGAATGGCAAGGAAGTTTTTAATGTTAAACCAGGAAAGTTAATTCGAAGTAAATGCCAAGTGTGGAAATATTAA
- a CDS encoding ABC transporter ATP-binding protein produces the protein MSDVIVKIDKVNKLYGDNHVVRNLNMVVHEGEFLTMLGPSGCGKTTTLRMIAGFETPTDGDIFVEGQKIQNTEPYDREVNTVFQNYALFPHMTIYENVAFGLSIKKINKDEIKERVTKMLELVQLSGYENRKPSQLSGGQKQRVAIARALINRPKVLLLDEPLGALDLKLRKQMQFELKRLQRKLGITFIYVTHDQEEALTMSDRIAIMYGGNLEQIGTPKEIYEKPASRFVGDFIGESNIFYGIAGNKKGDSVKVKIENGDISVMASEVSENEIVYVLVRPENIKLSTKSIEGFSLVGKIKEHVYIGNVNKTIVSLPEGMEIKMNASTKSNLMEIGTEVCIYWDKEDAVVIKSQSQEVFQVVDNPVFSKENQIVK, from the coding sequence ATGAGTGATGTTATTGTAAAAATAGATAAAGTAAATAAATTATATGGTGATAATCATGTTGTAAGGAACCTTAACATGGTAGTTCATGAAGGTGAATTTTTGACTATGCTTGGTCCTTCAGGATGTGGAAAAACTACAACATTAAGAATGATTGCAGGTTTTGAAACACCAACAGATGGTGATATTTTTGTTGAAGGTCAGAAAATACAAAATACTGAACCTTATGATCGTGAAGTAAATACAGTATTTCAAAACTATGCCTTATTTCCTCATATGACAATCTATGAAAATGTTGCATTTGGTTTATCAATAAAAAAGATTAATAAGGATGAAATTAAGGAAAGAGTTACAAAAATGCTTGAACTTGTTCAGCTTTCAGGTTATGAAAATAGAAAACCAAGCCAGCTATCAGGTGGTCAAAAACAAAGAGTTGCAATTGCAAGGGCACTTATAAATAGGCCTAAAGTTCTTTTGCTTGATGAACCATTGGGGGCTTTGGATCTAAAATTAAGAAAGCAGATGCAGTTTGAATTAAAACGCCTTCAAAGAAAGCTTGGAATAACATTTATTTATGTTACTCATGATCAGGAAGAAGCTTTAACCATGAGTGATAGAATTGCAATAATGTATGGAGGAAATCTCGAACAGATAGGAACCCCAAAAGAAATATATGAAAAACCAGCATCTAGATTTGTTGGAGATTTTATAGGAGAATCTAATATTTTTTATGGAATAGCAGGAAATAAAAAAGGAGATTCAGTTAAGGTGAAAATTGAAAATGGTGATATTAGTGTAATGGCATCAGAAGTAAGTGAAAATGAAATAGTTTATGTTCTTGTAAGACCAGAAAATATAAAGTTGTCTACAAAATCAATTGAAGGATTTTCTCTTGTAGGAAAAATTAAGGAGCATGTCTATATAGGAAATGTAAATAAAACAATAGTATCTCTTCCAGAAGGAATGGAAATAAAAATGAATGCATCTACCAAATCTAATCTTATGGAAATAGGAACAGAAGTATGTATTTATTGGGATAAAGAAGATGCAGTTGTAATAAAGTCACAAAGCCAGGAAGTATTCCAGGTTGTAGATAACCCAGTATTTAGTAAAGAAAATCAGATTGTTAAATAG
- a CDS encoding ABC transporter permease, protein MNKASKEKLNKVWKNSYIALVFLFLYLPIFVVILFSFNTSKMNIVFQDFTFKWYGTFFKNRSLMEALLNTLIIGIVSTAVSTVIGTIGAVGLNRYNFKGKQILDKLLYIPVVIPEIVLGIALLSVYSILNIPLGLTSIILSHITFSIPFVVITVRARLAGFDKSLEEACMDLGANRILTFRKVTLPLIMPGVLSGAMLAFSLSLDDVVISFFTCGPQSTTLPLKIFSMVKTGVTPEVDALSAVIMLITIIFISINTGMQVKKLKALKA, encoded by the coding sequence ATGAATAAAGCAAGTAAGGAAAAATTAAATAAAGTATGGAAAAATTCATATATTGCACTTGTGTTTTTATTTTTATACCTTCCAATTTTTGTTGTAATATTATTTTCCTTTAATACTTCAAAGATGAATATTGTATTTCAGGATTTTACATTCAAATGGTATGGAACGTTTTTTAAAAACAGAAGTCTTATGGAGGCACTATTAAACACATTAATAATTGGGATAGTAAGTACAGCAGTATCTACAGTAATTGGAACAATAGGAGCTGTAGGTCTTAATAGATATAATTTTAAAGGTAAGCAGATTCTAGATAAGTTACTATATATTCCAGTTGTAATTCCAGAGATTGTACTTGGGATAGCTCTTCTTTCAGTTTATTCTATACTAAATATTCCTTTAGGATTAACAAGTATTATTTTATCACATATCACGTTTTCTATTCCTTTTGTAGTAATAACAGTGAGGGCAAGACTTGCAGGATTTGATAAATCCTTAGAAGAAGCGTGTATGGATCTTGGAGCAAATAGAATTTTAACATTTAGAAAAGTAACACTTCCACTGATAATGCCTGGTGTATTATCAGGAGCAATGCTTGCATTTTCATTGTCATTAGATGATGTTGTTATAAGCTTTTTCACTTGTGGACCACAAAGTACAACACTTCCACTAAAAATATTTTCTATGGTAAAAACTGGCGTAACACCTGAAGTAGATGCTTTATCAGCTGTTATTATGCTTATTACAATAATATTTATAAGTATTAATACAGGAATGCAGGTTAAAAAGCTAAAAGCTTTAAAGGCTTAA
- a CDS encoding aldehyde dehydrogenase family protein, with product MEIKKMYINGEWVESKSKKTRNVINPADGEVIAITTEGTVEDTQLAIKAAKESFYGKGEWRRMNAQARADILLKIADKIEEKKSEFAYLDTIDNGKPLREAEGDVDDGIHCFKYYAGLITKPYGGVYDVNDNFGQMHSYTVHEPVGVCGQITPWNYPFLMAIWKIAPALAAGNSIVFKPSSNTPLSSIALFEVFDEIGLPKGTANLVLGSGATVGQEIAESKDVDMVTFTGSTEVGQGIAKAAAVNLKKTGLELGGKSPNVIFADSDFEGAVEWAMIGIFFNQGEVCSAGSRIIIEESIKDKFVARLKEKAEAMTIGNPINNPDMGPLVSKSHMEKVLEYVEIGKKEGATLVCGGERYTEGECEKGYFVRPTIFDNCTSDMTIVKEEIFGPVVTIQTFKTEDEAVMLANDTIYGLAGAVFTSDISRAIRVIKEIRAGITWINCYNPTFNEAPWGGYKMSGYGRELGVHGLEEYQEIKQININLNPGPIGWYEN from the coding sequence ATGGAAATAAAGAAAATGTATATAAATGGTGAATGGGTTGAATCAAAATCTAAAAAAACAAGAAATGTAATTAATCCAGCAGATGGAGAAGTTATTGCGATAACAACTGAAGGTACAGTTGAAGATACACAGCTTGCCATAAAAGCAGCCAAAGAAAGTTTTTATGGAAAAGGAGAATGGAGAAGAATGAATGCACAGGCACGTGCAGATATTCTTTTGAAAATTGCAGATAAAATAGAAGAGAAAAAATCAGAATTTGCTTATCTTGATACTATAGATAATGGGAAGCCATTACGTGAAGCAGAAGGTGATGTTGATGATGGAATACACTGCTTTAAATATTATGCAGGTCTTATAACAAAACCTTATGGAGGTGTCTATGATGTAAATGACAATTTTGGTCAGATGCACTCATATACAGTTCATGAACCAGTAGGTGTGTGTGGACAGATTACTCCATGGAACTATCCATTTTTAATGGCAATATGGAAAATTGCACCTGCTTTAGCAGCCGGGAATAGTATAGTATTCAAGCCAAGTTCAAATACACCTCTTTCTTCAATAGCTCTATTTGAAGTATTTGATGAAATAGGGCTTCCAAAAGGAACTGCAAATCTTGTTTTAGGATCTGGGGCAACAGTTGGCCAAGAAATAGCAGAAAGCAAGGATGTTGACATGGTTACTTTCACAGGAAGTACAGAAGTAGGTCAAGGGATTGCAAAAGCAGCAGCAGTAAATTTAAAGAAAACTGGTTTAGAACTTGGCGGGAAATCGCCAAATGTAATATTTGCTGATAGTGATTTTGAAGGTGCAGTAGAATGGGCAATGATTGGCATTTTCTTTAATCAAGGGGAAGTGTGTTCAGCTGGATCACGTATAATTATTGAAGAATCAATCAAGGATAAGTTTGTAGCCAGATTGAAAGAAAAGGCAGAAGCTATGACAATAGGAAATCCTATAAATAACCCTGATATGGGACCATTAGTATCAAAATCCCATATGGAAAAAGTACTGGAATATGTTGAAATAGGTAAAAAAGAGGGTGCGACGTTAGTATGTGGTGGAGAAAGATATACAGAAGGTGAATGTGAAAAGGGCTATTTTGTGAGACCTACAATATTTGATAACTGTACATCTGATATGACTATAGTAAAAGAAGAGATATTTGGACCAGTTGTAACAATTCAGACATTTAAAACAGAAGATGAAGCAGTTATGCTGGCTAATGATACAATATATGGACTTGCAGGTGCAGTATTTACATCTGATATTTCAAGAGCTATTAGAGTTATAAAAGAAATTCGTGCAGGTATAACTTGGATTAACTGCTATAATCCAACCTTTAATGAAGCTCCTTGGGGAGGATATAAAATGAGTGGATATGGAAGAGAACTTGGGGTACATGGACTTGAAGAATATCAAGAAATAAAACAAATAAATATAAATCTTAATCCAGGACCAATTGGCTGGTATGAAAATTAG
- a CDS encoding helix-turn-helix transcriptional regulator, which yields MQNNEFLLINNIIYQIYSISDFNTMKVTFLNLLKMLIPNTASSILMADNSDSNNLLCDPICVPDIYSETENKYLSLEDQDFSRWIMLSKQCILIRESELMSEDELIKTEIYQKCYKPFGVHYSMQLTIVYNNIFLGVISLYRRKEDGDFTNDEMFIMKAFSDHLNLRFYQSLSLHSSQNSNNTYSMVNLASTYHLTNREAEILQLIFEDMDNQDIAEKLCISGYTLKKHLQNLYRKFDVSNKWGLLKYRN from the coding sequence ATGCAAAATAATGAATTTCTTTTAATTAATAATATAATATATCAAATTTACAGCATTTCAGATTTTAATACAATGAAAGTAACTTTTTTGAATCTATTAAAAATGCTCATTCCAAATACTGCTTCAAGTATACTAATGGCGGATAATAGTGATTCAAACAACCTGCTTTGCGATCCAATATGTGTACCTGACATATATTCTGAAACTGAAAATAAATATCTATCACTTGAAGATCAAGACTTCAGCCGCTGGATAATGCTCAGTAAACAATGTATATTGATTCGTGAAAGTGAATTAATGTCTGAAGATGAACTTATAAAAACAGAAATTTATCAAAAGTGTTATAAACCATTCGGAGTTCACTACTCTATGCAGCTTACAATTGTTTATAATAATATATTTCTTGGCGTTATTTCACTTTATAGAAGAAAAGAAGATGGTGATTTTACAAATGATGAAATGTTTATTATGAAAGCATTTAGCGATCATTTAAACTTAAGATTTTATCAGTCTTTATCATTACATTCATCACAGAATTCTAATAATACATATTCAATGGTGAATCTTGCTTCAACATATCACTTAACAAATCGTGAAGCTGAAATACTACAACTGATTTTTGAAGACATGGACAATCAAGATATTGCTGAAAAATTATGCATAAGTGGATATACCTTAAAAAAGCACCTTCAAAACTTATATAGAAAATTTGATGTTTCAAATAAATGGGGCTTATTAAAATATAGAAATTAA
- the aguB gene encoding N-carbamoylputrescine amidase, whose protein sequence is MRKIKVAATQMSCTWDLEATLKKAEDMVRDAKKQGANIVLLQELFETPYFCQTESYEYLNIATSVKDNRAVNHFKEIAKELEIVIPISFFERAVNTTFNSLVVIDADGSVMDTYRKTHIPDGHCYEEKFYFTPGDTGFKVWDTAYGRIGVGICWDQWFPESARIMALMGAEILFYPTAIGSEPILPIDSQPHWQRCMQGHAAANIIPLVASNRVGTEVQDESSMTFYGSSFIAGPTGEIVKQMDRNKEGVIVAEFDLDEIREKRQSWGIYRDRRPEMYKPIFSY, encoded by the coding sequence ATGAGAAAGATAAAAGTTGCAGCAACTCAGATGTCATGTACATGGGATTTGGAGGCTACATTAAAAAAAGCTGAAGATATGGTAAGAGATGCAAAAAAACAGGGGGCAAATATAGTACTTCTCCAAGAATTATTTGAGACACCTTATTTTTGTCAGACAGAATCTTATGAATATTTAAATATTGCTACAAGTGTGAAAGATAACAGAGCAGTTAATCATTTTAAAGAAATAGCAAAAGAACTTGAAATTGTAATTCCAATAAGTTTTTTTGAGAGAGCTGTAAATACGACTTTTAATTCACTTGTTGTAATAGATGCGGATGGAAGCGTAATGGATACGTATAGAAAAACACATATTCCAGATGGACATTGCTATGAAGAAAAATTTTATTTCACGCCAGGAGATACTGGATTTAAAGTATGGGATACTGCTTATGGAAGAATTGGAGTTGGAATATGCTGGGATCAGTGGTTTCCTGAATCTGCAAGAATAATGGCACTTATGGGAGCTGAAATATTATTTTATCCAACGGCAATAGGATCAGAACCAATACTTCCTATAGATAGCCAGCCCCATTGGCAAAGATGTATGCAGGGACATGCAGCGGCTAATATTATACCTCTTGTTGCATCAAATAGAGTGGGAACAGAGGTTCAAGATGAGTCTTCTATGACTTTTTACGGAAGTTCTTTTATAGCAGGACCTACAGGAGAAATTGTAAAGCAAATGGATAGGAATAAAGAAGGGGTTATTGTAGCAGAATTTGATCTTGATGAAATAAGGGAGAAACGTCAGTCGTGGGGAATTTACAGAGATAGAAGACCTGAGATGTATAAACCTATTTTTAGTTACTAG
- a CDS encoding iron-containing alcohol dehydrogenase has translation MRQLKIEPVIYEYDGCKDFFKVFRIGKDDLIISNQKLYDEYLKYHIKESAVILIDNYGKGYPTDNIVESIYESVKKITYERVIAIGGNSILEIGKIFSLKNISPVNKLFNHKLDIVKEKELVLVQTTCGTGSEITNICTLKFQNEKRKKELNADELYADSAVLIPELLKSLPLNIFLENSINAFINAVDSYISPKATEYTQLFSERAIKIFLNGYKKIILDEEDCINLLSRDFLFASNYAGISLGNTGHGIIHSFGKNLSLNEELTIKESNYIIFTTVLRRYAKKLANTEKLNRILSTLLNCNENKIYDELDNILNKIFYRKRLSEFGIERNQLNDIIRNMIELQNKDKCLKDFLLSEDEIYDLYESVY, from the coding sequence ATGAGACAATTAAAGATAGAACCAGTTATTTATGAGTATGATGGATGTAAGGATTTTTTTAAAGTATTTAGAATTGGAAAGGATGACTTAATCATATCAAACCAGAAATTATATGATGAGTATTTGAAATATCATATAAAAGAATCGGCTGTAATTCTTATTGATAACTATGGAAAAGGATATCCTACTGATAATATAGTGGAATCAATATATGAAAGTGTAAAAAAGATAACATATGAACGGGTTATAGCTATTGGTGGAAATTCTATTTTAGAAATAGGGAAAATATTTTCTTTAAAGAATATTTCACCAGTAAATAAGTTGTTTAATCATAAGTTAGATATAGTCAAAGAAAAGGAACTTGTACTCGTTCAGACAACTTGTGGAACTGGAAGCGAAATAACAAATATATGTACCTTAAAATTTCAAAATGAAAAAAGAAAAAAAGAATTAAATGCTGATGAGCTATATGCAGATAGTGCAGTTCTTATTCCTGAATTATTAAAATCACTCCCACTGAATATTTTTCTGGAAAATTCAATAAATGCTTTCATAAATGCAGTAGATTCATATATATCGCCTAAAGCAACTGAGTATACACAGTTATTTTCAGAAAGGGCAATAAAAATATTTTTAAATGGTTATAAAAAAATAATTTTAGATGAAGAAGATTGCATTAATTTATTATCCAGAGATTTTCTTTTTGCAAGTAACTATGCAGGAATATCTCTTGGTAATACTGGACATGGTATTATACATTCTTTTGGAAAAAATCTAAGCTTAAATGAGGAATTAACTATTAAAGAGTCAAATTACATCATTTTTACAACTGTTTTAAGAAGATATGCAAAAAAATTAGCAAACACAGAAAAGTTAAATAGAATATTGAGTACTTTATTAAATTGCAATGAAAATAAAATTTATGATGAACTTGATAACATTCTTAATAAAATCTTTTATAGGAAAAGACTAAGTGAATTTGGAATAGAAAGAAATCAATTAAATGACATTATACGTAATATGATTGAGCTTCAGAATAAAGATAAATGTTTAAAAGATTTTTTATTATCTGAAGATGAAATTTATGATTTATATGAAAGTGTATATTAG
- a CDS encoding putrescine aminotransferase: MEKREQVIKDLEEVIGYIKSDDLADEAKKKITDDTINYFNNYVSPGWLKYRKSVSTNAAVVEWSDKGAYCSGLYGEKFIDCLGGFGIYTCGHRNDEILDVVKAQLDHQALHSQELLDPLRGYLAKAVADITPGDLEYCFFTNGGAEAVEMALKLARIATGGRWYISTVGAFHGKSMGAISCGGKSTYRTPYTPMVQQVQHVEYGNAEDMRKAIRNLHTVGEKVAAVIIEPIQGEAGVIVPPKGYLQEVRDICDEYGVALIFDEIQTGMGRTGTMWRCEAEGVTPDIMTYGKAFGGGIMPITGIICKPKMWTQDLIDNPWLLGSPTFGGNPVCCSAAIATIKYMLEQDIPGQCREKGEYLKAGLEQLGKKYPTVIDEVRGIGLMLAVEFCESDVGYSVAKGLFQRGVMTAGTLVNAKCVRFEPTGVISKEDMDDVIERMDAALSDTKKEFNL; the protein is encoded by the coding sequence ATGGAAAAGAGAGAACAGGTAATTAAGGATTTAGAAGAAGTAATTGGATATATTAAAAGTGATGATTTAGCAGATGAGGCAAAAAAGAAAATCACTGATGATACAATAAATTATTTTAATAATTATGTAAGTCCAGGATGGCTTAAATATAGAAAGTCAGTTTCAACTAATGCAGCAGTTGTAGAATGGAGCGATAAAGGAGCTTATTGTAGTGGATTATATGGTGAAAAATTCATTGATTGTTTAGGTGGATTTGGTATTTATACATGTGGACACAGAAATGATGAAATACTTGATGTTGTAAAAGCACAGCTTGATCATCAGGCATTACATTCACAAGAATTGTTAGACCCATTAAGAGGATATCTTGCAAAAGCAGTAGCTGATATTACTCCTGGAGATCTTGAATATTGTTTCTTTACTAATGGTGGTGCAGAAGCAGTAGAAATGGCATTAAAGCTTGCAAGAATAGCAACAGGAGGAAGATGGTACATTTCAACAGTAGGTGCATTCCATGGTAAATCAATGGGAGCTATATCTTGTGGTGGTAAGAGCACATACAGAACACCATACACACCAATGGTACAGCAGGTTCAACATGTTGAATATGGTAATGCGGAAGATATGAGAAAAGCTATTAGAAATCTTCATACTGTTGGAGAAAAAGTTGCAGCAGTAATTATTGAGCCGATTCAGGGAGAAGCTGGAGTAATAGTACCACCAAAAGGATACTTACAAGAAGTTCGTGATATTTGTGATGAATATGGAGTAGCATTAATATTTGATGAAATACAGACTGGTATGGGAAGAACAGGAACTATGTGGAGATGTGAAGCTGAAGGAGTAACTCCAGATATAATGACATATGGTAAAGCATTTGGTGGTGGAATAATGCCTATTACAGGAATAATATGCAAGCCTAAAATGTGGACACAAGATTTAATAGATAATCCATGGTTATTAGGATCACCAACATTTGGTGGCAATCCAGTATGTTGTTCAGCAGCAATTGCTACAATAAAATATATGCTAGAACAGGACATCCCAGGACAATGTAGGGAAAAAGGAGAATATTTAAAAGCTGGTCTTGAACAACTTGGGAAGAAATATCCAACAGTGATTGATGAGGTTAGGGGAATAGGTCTTATGTTAGCTGTTGAATTTTGTGAAAGTGATGTTGGATATAGTGTAGCAAAGGGGTTATTCCAAAGAGGGGTAATGACTGCTGGAACTCTTGTAAATGCAAAATGTGTAAGATTTGAACCAACAGGAGTAATTTCTAAGGAAGATATGGACGATGTTATAGAGAGAATGGATGCTGCACTTAGTGATACAAAAAAAGAGTTTAATTTATAA